One genomic region from Cardinium endosymbiont of Dermatophagoides farinae encodes:
- the lpxB gene encoding lipid-A-disaccharide synthase, translating into MRYYIIAGEHSGDMHGADLIRQIKKIDHHADFWSCGGPAMSQAIGKPCRVDCGQMAYMGIDFLKKWYTLWRLLQFCQKNLISYRPDVVILIDYSGFNMKLAAFARRNGFQVAYYIPPKIWAHGPGRLASIKRDVDQVLSILPFEAAYYQNRGYHSIAYVGNPLVQKVAGHCINPSFIADNRLDKRPIIALLPGSRLDEIRRILPLMVAQADYFKAYQLVVAGLRALPTSLYTALCPSTVQVVYDQTYDLIAVAKVAIIASGTASLEAALFNLPQVVVYKTHPLAYFFYKKIVTIKHISLVNLFVDQAVVPELIQYQCTREKLCATLTHLLSGSSSQKAAYQVVRQLLGQKNAAIEAAKCIVTSIK; encoded by the coding sequence ATGCGTTATTATATCATTGCTGGCGAGCATTCTGGGGATATGCATGGGGCAGATTTGATTAGACAAATCAAAAAAATAGACCACCATGCTGATTTTTGGTCTTGTGGCGGTCCAGCTATGTCTCAGGCTATAGGTAAGCCTTGTAGGGTAGATTGTGGCCAAATGGCCTATATGGGGATAGATTTTTTAAAAAAGTGGTATACCCTATGGCGGTTGTTACAGTTTTGCCAAAAAAATTTAATCAGCTATCGGCCTGATGTAGTTATTTTAATAGACTATAGTGGGTTCAATATGAAGCTAGCTGCCTTTGCCAGGCGCAATGGATTTCAAGTAGCCTACTATATACCACCTAAAATCTGGGCACATGGTCCAGGCAGACTGGCAAGTATCAAGCGGGATGTAGACCAAGTGCTCTCTATTTTGCCCTTTGAAGCAGCCTATTACCAAAATCGGGGCTACCATTCGATTGCCTATGTAGGCAATCCGCTCGTTCAAAAGGTAGCGGGCCACTGCATCAATCCCTCTTTTATAGCAGACAATAGACTCGATAAACGGCCGATTATCGCTTTACTGCCCGGTAGTAGATTAGATGAAATTCGGCGCATATTGCCGCTAATGGTTGCCCAAGCAGACTATTTTAAAGCCTATCAGCTGGTAGTAGCTGGATTGCGTGCGCTGCCAACCAGTTTGTATACAGCCTTGTGTCCATCTACTGTTCAAGTAGTCTATGACCAAACCTATGACCTAATAGCTGTCGCAAAAGTGGCCATTATTGCCTCTGGAACCGCTAGCTTAGAAGCCGCTTTATTTAATTTACCACAAGTAGTGGTCTATAAAACTCATCCATTGGCTTACTTTTTTTATAAAAAAATAGTCACAATAAAGCATATCTCTTTGGTTAATCTTTTCGTAGACCAAGCGGTTGTTCCAGAACTCATCCAATACCAATGCACTCGTGAAAAGCTTTGTGCTACTTTAACCCATCTTTTATCGGGCAGTAGTAGTCAGAAAGCAGCCTATCAAGTGGTTCGCCAGTTATTGGGTCAAAAAAATGCGGCTATAGAAGCAGCAAAGTGCATAGTAACCAGTATAAAATAG
- a CDS encoding phosphatidate cytidylyltransferase gives MLKKQNNFIQRFFSIVFFTPVIIFAIFWSAWTYFFLFFYVVILAMLEFYKLLKQANVAPMRGYGVWLGLLLYTIVFAYYLQDNFSAILGYGCIPLAIFIYIAALYSRKPSNPFLDIAATFLGILYIAIPFGMLHYLAFFKGSYSNQLILGLLAIAWSQDTGAYLVGSTIGRSKLFKRISPQKTWEGFWGGALFAVAAGYAIAYFFNILPLWQWLAISVITIFTGTYGDLVASLLKRSVDVKNASEMIPGHGGLLDRIDSLLLTIPTVVAFLKITLLFG, from the coding sequence ATGTTGAAAAAACAAAACAATTTTATACAACGTTTTTTTTCGATTGTCTTCTTTACGCCTGTTATTATTTTTGCGATTTTTTGGTCTGCATGGACCTACTTTTTTCTTTTCTTTTATGTGGTAATCCTGGCCATGCTAGAGTTTTATAAGTTGCTGAAACAGGCAAATGTTGCGCCTATGCGGGGCTATGGCGTTTGGCTAGGGCTGCTCTTATATACCATAGTCTTCGCTTACTACCTTCAGGATAACTTCTCTGCTATATTGGGCTACGGCTGTATTCCATTAGCTATATTTATATATATCGCTGCACTATATAGCCGCAAGCCTTCTAACCCCTTTTTAGATATCGCAGCTACTTTTTTAGGGATCTTATATATTGCGATTCCTTTTGGTATGCTGCACTATCTGGCCTTTTTTAAGGGTAGCTATTCGAACCAGCTGATACTAGGCTTACTGGCTATTGCCTGGAGCCAGGACACAGGGGCCTACCTAGTGGGTTCGACTATAGGGCGATCTAAGCTTTTTAAACGGATCTCCCCTCAAAAAACATGGGAAGGCTTTTGGGGAGGTGCATTGTTTGCAGTTGCTGCTGGCTATGCCATCGCCTATTTTTTTAATATTTTACCACTATGGCAGTGGCTTGCGATTTCAGTGATTACCATTTTTACAGGAACCTATGGAGATTTAGTTGCCTCTTTGCTTAAAAGAAGTGTAGATGTAAAAAATGCAAGTGAAATGATTCCAGGCCATGGAGGACTCCTGGATAGAATCGATAGCTTATTGTTAACCATCCCTACAGTAGTTGCATTTTTAAAAATAACTTTACTTTTTGGATAA
- a CDS encoding 5'-3' exonuclease codes for MNTLVEVLQKEKPTHLIVAFDGKEKTFRHKLFPAYKSHRPTQPEDISIAIPYIKAILDGFGIPSVTYSGYEADDLLGTLAKKAAGCTTYIMSTDKDLAQVVQHNIYLYKPSSHGQKATIMGEKEILAAWEITRPEQVRDILALEGDPSDFIPGIPSIGKKTARKLIKEFDTLENLLAHSHQLTGKLQATLTQYADQGMLSKALATIRTDVPITLDLEKCRYEGPNRTKLEPLFALLEFKQLNQRLIW; via the coding sequence GTGAATACCCTAGTGGAAGTGCTACAAAAAGAAAAACCTACCCACCTGATCGTTGCCTTTGACGGAAAAGAAAAAACCTTCCGACATAAACTCTTTCCAGCCTATAAATCGCATCGACCAACACAACCAGAAGATATCTCTATAGCGATTCCTTATATCAAAGCGATCCTAGATGGCTTTGGGATTCCATCTGTAACCTATAGCGGCTATGAGGCAGATGACCTACTGGGTACGTTGGCCAAAAAAGCGGCAGGATGTACTACCTATATCATGTCTACAGATAAAGACCTGGCCCAGGTAGTACAGCATAATATTTACCTCTATAAACCAAGTAGCCATGGCCAAAAAGCAACCATAATGGGCGAAAAAGAGATTTTAGCAGCATGGGAGATTACTAGACCAGAACAGGTAAGGGATATTTTGGCATTAGAAGGGGATCCTTCTGACTTTATTCCAGGGATTCCTTCTATTGGCAAAAAAACAGCTCGAAAGCTTATAAAAGAATTTGATACCCTAGAAAATTTATTGGCACATAGCCATCAACTAACAGGTAAGTTACAAGCAACCCTTACCCAATATGCTGACCAGGGGATGCTTTCCAAGGCATTGGCAACGATTCGGACAGATGTGCCCATCACGCTAGATTTGGAAAAATGCCGTTACGAAGGTCCCAATAGAACCAAATTAGAGCCGCTCTTTGCCTTGCTGGAGTTTAAACAGCTCAACCAACGGTTAATTTGGTAG
- a CDS encoding phosphatidylserine decarboxylase family protein — translation MKIHKEGKEILLWTPILLLLIYYGMHKKVVLSYHQSIGFAVVSGALYFWLIYFFRDPYRIIHTQDQYILGPADGKVISIQQVYEEEYLQETRIKISIFMSPFNVHVNRFPMSGKIVFFKYHPGKYLVAFHPKASTHNERTSIVIENENGQQILFRQIAGFMARRIKFYFKEGEEVQQGEKCGFIKFGSRAEVYLPVDAAVQVAVGDKIKGGITVLAKI, via the coding sequence ATGAAAATACATAAAGAAGGAAAAGAAATTTTATTATGGACACCTATTCTGCTACTGCTTATCTACTATGGCATGCATAAAAAAGTGGTGCTTAGCTACCACCAATCGATAGGCTTCGCAGTGGTGAGTGGTGCTTTATACTTTTGGCTGATCTATTTTTTTAGAGATCCATACCGGATCATTCATACCCAAGATCAATACATACTAGGGCCGGCAGATGGTAAAGTCATTAGCATTCAACAGGTGTATGAGGAGGAATATTTACAGGAAACGCGCATTAAAATCAGCATATTTATGTCCCCGTTTAATGTACATGTGAATCGATTTCCTATGTCTGGTAAGATTGTCTTTTTTAAATACCACCCGGGCAAATACTTGGTGGCGTTTCATCCTAAGGCGAGTACGCATAATGAACGAACTTCTATTGTTATTGAAAATGAAAATGGTCAGCAAATTCTTTTTAGACAAATCGCTGGTTTTATGGCACGCCGTATTAAATTTTATTTTAAAGAGGGTGAAGAGGTGCAACAGGGTGAAAAATGTGGGTTTATTAAATTTGGTTCAAGAGCAGAGGTCTATTTACCTGTAGATGCTGCTGTTCAAGTAGCTGTAGGTGATAAGATAAAGGGAGGGATTACTGTCTTAGCCAAAATATAA
- the ruvX gene encoding Holliday junction resolvase RuvX produces MEENLGRIIAIDYGLKRVGIAVTDPLQIIATSLTTIATPSLFLFLKDYLQKESVVAFVMGMPKGLDGMPSKMSRAVEHIGMQLKKKFPAQSFYYQDERFTSKLAMQGLYQAGYSKKDRMHKNNIDKVSAAIILQSFLNRKECL; encoded by the coding sequence ATGGAAGAAAATTTAGGTAGAATTATCGCTATAGATTACGGACTCAAGCGGGTGGGTATTGCCGTAACCGATCCCTTACAAATCATTGCTACGTCTTTAACGACGATAGCTACCCCTAGTTTATTCCTTTTTTTAAAGGACTATCTCCAAAAAGAAAGCGTAGTAGCCTTTGTAATGGGCATGCCCAAAGGTTTAGATGGCATGCCATCTAAAATGAGTAGGGCAGTAGAACATATTGGCATGCAATTAAAAAAGAAGTTTCCAGCGCAAAGCTTTTATTACCAAGATGAGCGGTTTACCTCTAAGTTGGCCATGCAAGGACTGTACCAAGCTGGTTATTCTAAAAAAGATAGAATGCATAAAAACAATATAGATAAGGTAAGCGCCGCCATTATACTCCAATCCTTTTTAAACAGAAAGGAATGCCTGTAG
- a CDS encoding glutamate--tRNA ligase family protein, whose protein sequence is MTVHVRFAPSPTGALHIGSVRTILYNYLLAKKEGGRFILRIEDTDQKRLVASAEAYILESLRWLGIMPDEGPEQGGHLGLTNNLNGLASMGNTSKLYWMRAMPTMHLIHQKRSRRCGNG, encoded by the coding sequence ATGACGGTACATGTGCGCTTTGCGCCTAGTCCAACGGGAGCATTACATATTGGTAGTGTGCGGACGATTTTGTATAATTATCTTTTGGCGAAAAAAGAGGGGGGGCGTTTTATATTGCGTATTGAAGACACGGATCAAAAGCGTTTGGTGGCTAGCGCGGAGGCTTACATTTTAGAAAGCTTGCGTTGGCTAGGGATTATGCCGGATGAGGGTCCAGAACAAGGGGGCCATTTGGGCCTTACAAACAATCTGAACGGATTGGCATCTATGGGCAATACATCAAAGCTTTATTGGATGCGGGCCATGCCTACTATGCATTTGATACACCAGAAGAGATCGAGGCGATGCGGGAACGGCTGA